In a genomic window of Vigna angularis cultivar LongXiaoDou No.4 chromosome 6, ASM1680809v1, whole genome shotgun sequence:
- the LOC108342819 gene encoding probable E3 ubiquitin-protein ligase LUL4: MGISWSGRRRNNYIQNPPPPFPPPPYYYHPQSNHPPPPQPPQGYFLPSTTTYAPHCNNYAAPPPFTPLPQPPPPYYHNQSVYPNYANSVPSHLHYQLFYHPQICAWPGATRSSASTPPPYVDHQAAKKIRNYVNVHKDTLRLEVDQENPDHHLISFVFDAVYDGSITIFYFAKEEERCRFVPLFPDAFQPVSIPFQKGVGQTFSQPSGTGIDLGFFELDDLSKPSPGEDVFPLVICAETSLKTPSEDQTPGDSVLDASPHMQITQGVLEKSNGAGPFLINVVRQILWIDGVRYELRELYGIASSSAADFEDNDPGKECVICLTEPKDTAVLPCRHMCMCSECAKALRIQSNKCPICRQSIEELIEIKVNNTHQ; encoded by the exons ATGGGTATCTCATGGAGTGGCAGAAGAAGAAACAATTACATCCAAAATCCACCGCCTCCATTCCCACCTCCCCCTTACTATTACCATCCCCAATCCAACCACCCCCCTCCTCCGCAGCCACCGCAGGGCTACTTCCTCCCTTCCACAACCACTTATGCCCCGCACTGCAACAACTATGCCGCTCCTCCTCCCTTCACTCCACTGCCACAGCCGCCGCCGCCGTATTACCACAACCAGAGTGTCTATCCCAACTACGCCAATTCCGTCCCCAGTCACCTTCACTACCAACTTTTCTACCACCCTCAGATTTGCGCGTGGCCAGGCGCAACTCGCTCCTCTGCCTCTACTCCTCCGCCCTATGTCGATCACCAGGCTGCGAAGAAGATAAGAAATTATGTGAACGTCCACAAAGACACCCTGCGCCTCGAGGTTGACCAGGAAAACCCCGACCATCATCTCATTTCCTTCGTATTCGACGCTGTTTACGATGGCAG CATTACTATCTTCTACTTtgccaaagaagaagaaagatgtaGGTTTGTTCCATTATTTCCTGACGCATTTCAGCCAGTCAGCATACCCTTTCAGAAAGGAGTTGGTCAAACATTTTCCCAGCCTTCGGGAACAGGAATTGACCTAGGCTTCTTTGAGTTGGATGATCTTTCAAAGCCCTCACCTGGAGAAGATGTCTTTCCTCTAGTAATATGTGCTGAAACAAGTTTGAAAACGCCCTCAGAAGATCAAACTCCGGGTGATTCCGTGCTAGATGCATCACCTCACATGCAAATAACTCAGGGTGTCTTAGAGAAAAGTAATGGGGCGGGTCCTTTCCTGATAAATGTAGTAAGGCAGATTTTGTGGATTGATGGTGTTCGGTATGAGTTGAGAGAATTATATGGAATAGCAAGCTCGTCCGCAGCCGATTTTGAGGACAATGATCCAGGGAAGGAGTGTGTCATATGCCTGACTGAACCAAAGGATACAGCTGTCTTACCTTGTCGACATATG TGTATGTGCAGTGAATGTGCAAAAGCTCTGCGAATTCAATCCAATAAATGCCCTATATGCCGTCAGTCTATTGAGGAACTCATTGAGATCAAAGTAAACAATACCCAtcaatga
- the LOC108342818 gene encoding probable E3 ubiquitin-protein ligase LUL4, giving the protein MKSKKGKWKTIEIRGKNKEHKRLVQHNFPHNTRSFHWELCFIIIISLLLILNSTTLMGISWSSRRRNNYIQNTPPPLPPPLYYYRPQFNHPPPPLPPQGYFQPSTTTYSPHNNNNYAAPPPLVPPPQTPQPPPPPQTHSISFYHPNQSAYTNYANSAPNRHHYPPSYHSQPTLWPAATRASASTPPPYVDHQTAKKIRNYVNVHKDTLRLEVDQENPDHHLISFVFDAVYDGSITVSYFAKEEEKCRFVPLFPDAFQPVTIPFQKGAGQTFSQPSGTGIDLGFFELDDLSKSSPGEDVFPLVICAETSLKTPSEDETPGDSVVDTSPHMQITQGVLEKSNGAGSFHIKVVRQILWIDGVRYELRELYGIASSPAADFDDNDPGKVCVICITEPKDTAVLPCRHMCMCGDCANNLRLRSNNCPICRQPIEELIQIQVNNDNQ; this is encoded by the exons atgaaaagtaaaaagggAAAGTGGAAAACTATAGAAATCCGTGGAAAGAACAAAGAACACAAAAGGTTGGTTCAACATAATTTCCCGCACAACACGCGTTCGTTCCATTGGGAGCTCtgtttcatcatcatcatctcacTGCTTCTGATTCTGAATTCAACCACTCTCATGGGTATCTCATGGAGTAGCAGAAGAAGAAACAATTACATCCAAAACACACCGCCTCCACtcccacctcccctttactattaCCGTCCCCAATTCAACCACCCTCCTCCTCCGCTGCCACCGCAGGGCTACTTTCAACCTTCCACAACCACTTACTCCccccacaacaacaacaactatGCTGCTCCCCCTCCCTTGGTTCCACCGCCACAGACGCCACAGCCGCCACCGCCGCCGCAGACTCATTCCATCTCCTTCTATCACCCCAACCAGAGTGCCTATACCAACTACGCCAATTCCGCGCCCAATCGCCATCACTACCCACCTTCATACCACTCTCAGCCTACCCTGTGGCCGGCCGCCACTCGCGCCTCTGCCTCCACTCCTCCACCCTATGTCGATCACCAGACTGCGAAGAAGATACGAAACTATGTTAACGTCCACAAAGACACCCTGCGCCTCGAGGTTGACCAGGAAAACCCCGATCATCATCTCATTTCCTTCGTTTTCGATGCTGTCTACGATGGCAG CATTACTGTCTCCTACTTtgccaaagaagaagaaaaatgtagGTTTGTTCCATTATTTCCTGATGCATTTCAGCCAGTCACAATACCCTTTCAGAAAGGAGCCGGCCAGACATTTTCCCAGCCTTCGGGAACAGGAATTGACCTAGGCTTCTTTGAGTTGGATGATCTTTCAAAGTCCTCACCTGGAGAAGATGTGTTTCCTCTAGTAATATGTGCCGAAACAAGTTTGAAAACACCCTCGGAAGATGAAACTCCGGGTGATTCTGTTGTAGATACATCACCTCACATGCAAATAACTCAAGGTGTCTTGGAGAAAAGTAATGGTGCTGGTTCTTTCCATATAAAAGTGGTAAGGCAGATTTTGTGGATTGATGGTGTTAGATATGAGTTGAGAGAGTTATATGGAATAGCAAGCTCACCTGCAGCTGATTTTGACGACAATGATCCCGGGAAGGTGTGTGTCATATGCATCACTGAACCAAAGGATACAGCTGTCTTACCTTGTCGACATATG TGTATGTGCGGTGACTGTGCAAATAATTTGCGACTTCGATCCAATAATTGCCCTATATGCCGTCAGCCTATCGAGGAACTTATACAGATCCAAGTAAACAATGACAATCAATGA